The proteins below come from a single Acinonyx jubatus isolate Ajub_Pintada_27869175 chromosome A1, VMU_Ajub_asm_v1.0, whole genome shotgun sequence genomic window:
- the CCDC125 gene encoding coiled-coil domain-containing protein 125 isoform X2 yields the protein MAAILHLQRQQWLFKSFSYCFTLTLTLLPPCFTYKDPYSNSELSNVELKQRLHDTLEEVEILKTELEASQRQLEGKEEALKILQSMAIFGKATSHTQVMLQKTMEQKRSLEKEINALQWEIEFDQNRFKNIEESWTQKYDRLNCENAVLKETLNVKTEEIKMLKSENALLNRQYLEALAMLEIKQQMAAQEHKCRDKCGFTEVSGLELAVLGACLCHGPGGSPCACAKMAASARKMLLKLKQELGLLQKSKEEAYIMADAFRIAFEQQLMRKNDQALRLTQMDKMCKKATKWINWKHLKEDVLGLPSQGSKKTLGQKLLGMLPSENSSKKTEDQDNPQEVFKMLTELLNDKEEALAHQRKVSYMLARALEEKDTTSNDNKEKNLVKDNFPLKNAWGKVSEFPVLHDPVFSSVHILSSAGCLCSIQHPHRDQHYTRTLKRSCSLPSNIMF from the exons ATGGCCGCCatcctccatcttcaaaggcaGCAATGGCTGTTCAAGTCTTTCTCATACTGCTTCACCCTGACactgactctcctgcctccctgtttcacttataaggaccctt ATTCTAATTCAGAATTGTCAAATGTCGAATTAAAGCAACGTCTTCATGATACTTTAGAG GAggtggaaattttaaaaactgaacttgAGGCGTCTCAGAGACAACTTGAGGGTAAAGAAGAAGCACTGAAAATTCTTCAAAGCATG gcaATATTTGGCAAAGCCACAAGTCATACTCAAGTGATGCTTCAAAAAACTATGGAACAAAAGAGATCCTTGGAGAAG GAAATAAATGCCTTGCAATGGGAAATAGAATTTGAtcagaatagatttaaaaatatagaagaatcaTGGACCCAAAAATATGACAG GCTAAACTGTGAAAATGCAGTCCTCAAGGAAACTCTGAAtgtgaaaacagaagaaattaaaatgctgaAGTCGGAAAATGCAC TTTTAAATCGACAGTATTTGGAGGCCCTCGCCATGCTGGAGATCAAACAGCAGATGGCAGCTCAGGAACACAAGTGCCGTGATAAATGTGGTTTTACAGAGGTTTCAGGTCTTGAG CTTGCTGTCCTTGGAGCCTGCCTTTGCCATGGTCCCGGAGGGAGTCCCTGTGCTTGTGCCAAAATGGCGGCATCAGCTCGGAAAATGCTTCTTAAGCTCAAACAGGAG TTGGGACTTTTGCAGAAGAGTAAAGAAGAAGCTTACATAATGGCAGATGCATTCAGAATTGCATTTGAGCAACAATTAATGAGGAAAAATGACCAGGCACTAAGATTGAcacaaatggataaaatgtgtaaaaaagcaacaaaatggataaattggaaGCACCTTAAGGAGGATG TTTTAGGATTACCATCACAAGGAAGTAAGAAGACCTTAGGGCAGAAACTGTTGGGTATGCTCCCTTCAGAAAACAGTTCTAAGAAGACTGAAGACCAGGATAATCCTCAGGAAGTCTTTAAGATGCTAACAGAGTTG TTGAATGACAAAGAAGAAGCTTTGGCTCATCAAAGAAAAGTTAGTTACATGCTTGCTCGGGCATTAGAAGAGAAAGACACCACCTCAAAtgacaataaggaaaaaaatcttgtgaAAGacaattttccattaaaaaatgcaTGGGGGAAAGTTTCAGAATTCCCTGTACTGCATGATCCTGTGTTTTCAAGTGTTCACATTTTAAGTTCTGCGGGCTGTCTTTGTTCAATCCAGCACCCTCACAGAGATCAGCACTACACAAGAACTCTCAAAAGATCCTGTTCTTTGCCATCAAATATCATGTTTTGA